Proteins from one Paraburkholderia sp. BL10I2N1 genomic window:
- a CDS encoding mannose-1-phosphate guanylyltransferase/mannose-6-phosphate isomerase, with product MTAIVAAPDVGTRSSITANVKLKVHPVILAGGSGTRLWPMSREQYPKQLIGLLGDDSLLQSTTRRLDALDAGYPLADQLIVVGNEEHRFTTAEQLRTSGKASRLMLEPVGRDTAPALTVAALSIAAQDQDGVMVVMPADHAVADTARFHAAVSAGVQQAAAGHIVTMGIVPTRAETGYGYIRVGAPTDAGAAGARRLDRFVEKPHLELAQRYVSSGEYWWNSGIFIMRASTWLKAIRHFQPAIHAACTEAFAGGKADGDFFRLARDAFAASPSNSIDYAVMEKLGNDAAVCAGVVVPLDAGWSDVGSWDAIWQILPKDADDNVGRGRVMFEGAASTFAHSEGRLIACVGTQDLVVVETADAILVADRSHVQDVKKVVGRIRSEQGPEAANHRKVHRPWGHYDSVDTGERFQVKRIVVKPGARLSLQMHHHRAEHWIVVRGTALVTRGEERFIVSENESAYIPLGVTHRLENPGKMPLEIIEVQSGSYLGEDDIVRFDDTYGRQ from the coding sequence ATGACTGCGATTGTTGCAGCGCCTGATGTGGGTACCCGGTCTTCCATAACGGCCAACGTGAAACTCAAAGTACACCCTGTCATTCTGGCCGGTGGTTCCGGCACGCGGTTGTGGCCAATGTCGCGTGAGCAGTATCCGAAGCAGCTCATCGGTCTGCTGGGAGACGACTCATTGCTGCAATCCACCACGCGCCGCCTCGACGCGCTCGACGCCGGCTATCCGCTCGCGGATCAACTGATCGTCGTCGGGAACGAGGAGCATCGCTTCACCACCGCCGAGCAGTTGCGCACGAGCGGCAAGGCGAGCCGCCTGATGCTCGAGCCGGTCGGCCGCGATACGGCACCGGCGTTGACCGTCGCCGCGCTGTCGATCGCCGCGCAGGACCAGGACGGCGTGATGGTGGTGATGCCGGCAGACCACGCCGTCGCCGATACGGCGCGCTTTCACGCGGCGGTATCGGCCGGGGTCCAGCAGGCGGCGGCAGGTCACATCGTGACGATGGGCATCGTGCCGACCCGCGCGGAAACCGGCTACGGCTATATCCGCGTGGGCGCGCCGACCGACGCAGGTGCGGCCGGCGCCCGCCGCCTCGACCGCTTCGTTGAAAAGCCGCATCTCGAACTCGCGCAGCGCTATGTGAGTTCGGGCGAGTACTGGTGGAACAGCGGCATCTTCATCATGCGCGCGTCGACGTGGCTGAAGGCGATCAGGCATTTCCAGCCGGCGATTCATGCGGCTTGCACGGAGGCGTTCGCGGGCGGCAAGGCAGACGGCGATTTCTTCCGCCTCGCGCGCGATGCATTCGCCGCGTCGCCGTCGAATTCGATCGACTACGCGGTGATGGAGAAGCTCGGCAATGATGCGGCGGTGTGCGCGGGCGTGGTCGTGCCGCTGGATGCCGGCTGGTCCGATGTCGGTTCGTGGGACGCCATCTGGCAGATCCTGCCGAAGGACGCCGACGACAACGTCGGACGCGGCCGCGTGATGTTCGAAGGCGCGGCATCGACCTTCGCGCATTCCGAAGGCCGGCTGATTGCGTGCGTGGGCACGCAGGATCTGGTGGTCGTCGAGACAGCCGATGCAATTCTGGTCGCGGACCGTTCGCACGTGCAGGACGTGAAGAAGGTGGTGGGCCGCATCCGCAGCGAACAGGGCCCCGAGGCGGCGAACCATCGCAAGGTTCATCGCCCGTGGGGCCACTATGATTCGGTCGATACCGGCGAGCGTTTCCAGGTCAAGCGCATCGTCGTAAAGCCAGGCGCACGGCTGTCGTTGCAGATGCATCACCACCGCGCGGAACACTGGATCGTCGTGCGCGGCACGGCGCTCGTCACGCGAGGCGAAGAGCGTTTCATCGTCTCGGAGAACGAGTCAGCCTATATCCCGCTGGGTGTCACTCACCGTCTCGAGAATCCGGGCAAGATGCCGCTCGAAATCATCGAAGTGCAGTCCGGCTCCTATCTCGGCGAAGACGACATCGTGCGCTTCGACGATACCTACGGACGCCAGTGA
- a CDS encoding YSC84-related protein translates to MQRRNFILKTTAALAFGSLSLAGCTTTGNQPDSAATDMSKRHAIDASVDGTISRLYTTVPGSRELMSKARGVLVFPSVIQAGFIVGGQYGEGALRVGGSTVGYYSTVSGSVGLQAGGQSKAIIFLFMTQDSLDKFRNSDGWSAGGDASVALVKVGANGILDTTTATAPVQAFVLTNAGLMGDLSLAGTKVTRLKI, encoded by the coding sequence ATGCAAAGACGAAACTTCATTTTGAAGACTACCGCTGCGCTCGCCTTCGGAAGCCTTTCACTCGCAGGCTGTACCACGACAGGTAACCAACCCGATTCGGCCGCCACCGACATGTCGAAACGGCACGCGATCGACGCCAGCGTCGACGGCACGATTTCACGCCTCTATACCACGGTGCCGGGCTCCCGCGAGCTGATGTCGAAGGCCCGAGGCGTGCTCGTATTCCCGTCCGTGATCCAGGCGGGTTTCATCGTCGGCGGCCAGTATGGGGAAGGCGCGCTGCGCGTCGGCGGCAGCACGGTCGGCTATTACAGCACCGTTTCCGGATCGGTCGGGCTGCAGGCAGGCGGGCAATCGAAAGCGATCATTTTCCTCTTCATGACGCAGGATTCGCTCGACAAATTCCGTAACTCGGACGGCTGGTCGGCGGGCGGCGACGCTTCCGTCGCGCTGGTGAAGGTGGGGGCGAACGGCATCCTCGACACGACCACGGCTACCGCGCCGGTCCAGGCATTCGTGCTGACCAACGCGGGGCTGATGGGCGACCTGTCGCTCGCCGGCACGAAGGTGACGCGCCTGAAGATCTAG
- a CDS encoding low molecular weight phosphotyrosine protein phosphatase: MFANVLIVCHANVCRSPAAEMLFKARLAGSAASAARHRGNVPIAFQSAGIRAFDGDSMDPVMRRLLGEQGVATGSHRARRLNRRIVRDADLILVTERAQVKEVESLDPTSRGKVYPLGKWEDSDVVDPHGGHEAGYRESLVLIEHLVMGWLNKIC, encoded by the coding sequence ATGTTCGCCAACGTTCTGATCGTCTGCCACGCCAACGTGTGCCGCTCGCCGGCTGCCGAAATGCTGTTCAAGGCGCGTCTCGCCGGCAGCGCGGCAAGCGCTGCGAGGCACCGCGGCAACGTGCCGATCGCGTTCCAGTCGGCCGGCATTCGCGCGTTCGACGGCGACAGCATGGACCCGGTCATGCGGCGCCTGCTCGGCGAGCAGGGTGTCGCGACGGGCAGTCATCGGGCACGGCGGCTGAACCGCCGCATCGTGCGCGACGCCGATCTGATTCTGGTCACCGAGCGCGCCCAGGTGAAGGAGGTCGAATCGCTCGATCCGACCTCGCGCGGCAAGGTGTATCCGCTCGGCAAATGGGAGGACTCCGACGTCGTCGATCCGCACGGCGGACACGAAGCCGGCTATCGGGAAAGTCTCGTGCTCATCGAACATCTGGTCATGGGATGGCTGAACAAAATATGCTGA
- a CDS encoding YciI-like protein: MHYLLIYDVSPDYLERRGDYRAEHLKLAWAAVDRGELLLAGALADPVDGAMLLFEADSAAVAEAFAKADPYVRAGLVTRWRVRAWTTVVGDGATTPVR; encoded by the coding sequence ATGCACTATCTGTTGATCTACGACGTATCGCCGGATTACCTCGAACGGCGCGGCGACTACCGCGCTGAACATCTGAAGCTCGCGTGGGCAGCGGTCGATCGCGGTGAACTGCTGCTTGCAGGCGCGCTTGCCGATCCGGTGGACGGCGCGATGCTGCTCTTCGAAGCGGACTCGGCCGCAGTGGCGGAAGCGTTCGCGAAGGCCGATCCGTATGTACGCGCGGGGCTCGTTACCCGCTGGCGTGTGCGGGCCTGGACAACGGTGGTGGGCGACGGCGCCACGACACCCGTGCGGTGA
- a CDS encoding undecaprenyl-phosphate glucose phosphotransferase has protein sequence MLSVLSRIIDIAMVGLGALIAAAVHNGAFVWLNDMENVSLLFNCLLVVVFFPALGIYQSWRGKPVYDLLWRVAGAWLIVEGTGILMSFSLHRSDQLSRLWLGYWAIVTVVLLILTKAVVHGVLKGLRREGYNQKAVAIVGGSLYGRFLIEQMRSRPEAGFSPAVVFDVPGGRRESDRLEFASHAVSADSLPMELEGVPVEHDFDTMVRLVRTRGISELWLALPISHERTIHRFVMEFRNEFVNIRFIPDVRSLSLFTQPVVDLLGVPAINLAASPITDVRVLPKFVFDRLFALAALTALAPLMLVIAAMVKLSSPGPVFFRQKRKGIDGHQFEIYKFRSMKMHAETAGKVTQATRGDPRITAVGAFLRRTSLDELPQFINVLKGEMSVVGPRPHALEHDDIYKDLVKGYMHRYRIKPGITGWAQINGYRGETDRIEKMMGRVKLDLYYMQHWTFWLDIKIVVLTLWKGFVGHNAY, from the coding sequence ATGCTGAGCGTTCTATCCCGGATTATCGACATCGCGATGGTGGGCCTCGGCGCACTCATCGCGGCTGCCGTACACAACGGAGCGTTCGTGTGGCTGAACGACATGGAGAACGTCTCGCTCCTGTTCAACTGCCTGCTCGTGGTGGTGTTCTTTCCGGCGCTGGGTATCTATCAGTCGTGGCGCGGCAAGCCCGTCTACGACCTGTTGTGGCGCGTCGCCGGCGCATGGCTGATCGTCGAGGGCACGGGCATCCTGATGAGTTTCAGCCTGCACCGCTCGGATCAGCTGTCGCGTCTGTGGCTCGGTTACTGGGCCATCGTGACGGTCGTGCTGCTGATCCTCACGAAGGCCGTCGTGCACGGCGTGCTGAAGGGCCTGCGGCGCGAGGGCTACAACCAGAAGGCCGTGGCGATCGTCGGCGGCTCGCTGTACGGGCGCTTTCTGATCGAGCAGATGAGGAGCCGCCCGGAAGCGGGCTTTAGCCCCGCTGTCGTGTTCGACGTACCGGGCGGACGGCGCGAGAGCGACCGGCTCGAGTTCGCCAGTCACGCCGTGAGCGCGGACAGTCTGCCCATGGAGCTCGAAGGCGTGCCGGTCGAGCACGACTTCGACACGATGGTGCGGCTCGTGCGCACGCGTGGCATCAGCGAACTCTGGCTCGCGCTGCCGATTTCCCACGAGCGCACGATTCACCGCTTCGTGATGGAGTTTCGCAACGAGTTCGTCAACATCCGCTTCATCCCGGACGTGCGCAGCCTGAGCCTCTTTACCCAGCCTGTCGTCGATCTGCTGGGCGTGCCGGCGATCAACCTCGCCGCGTCGCCGATCACGGATGTGCGCGTGCTGCCGAAGTTCGTCTTCGACCGCCTGTTCGCGCTCGCTGCGTTGACCGCGCTCGCGCCGCTGATGCTGGTGATTGCTGCGATGGTCAAGCTGTCCTCGCCGGGACCGGTGTTTTTCAGGCAGAAGCGCAAGGGCATCGACGGGCATCAGTTCGAGATCTACAAGTTCCGTTCGATGAAGATGCACGCCGAGACCGCCGGCAAGGTGACCCAGGCGACCCGCGGCGATCCGCGCATCACGGCGGTAGGCGCATTCCTGCGGCGCACGAGTCTCGACGAACTGCCGCAGTTCATCAACGTGCTGAAGGGCGAGATGTCGGTGGTCGGGCCGCGTCCGCATGCGCTCGAGCACGACGACATCTACAAGGATCTGGTGAAGGGGTACATGCACCGCTATCGCATCAAGCCCGGCATCACCGGCTGGGCGCAGATCAACGGCTATCGGGGCGAGACGGATCGCATCGAAAAAATGATGGGACGTGTGAAGCTCGACCTGTACTACATGCAGCACTGGACCTTCTGGCTCGACATCAAGATCGTCGTCCTGACGCTCTGGAAGGGTTTCGTCGGCCACAACGCTTATTGA
- a CDS encoding DUF6566 family protein, giving the protein MFFDELSNDEWALLSALVSDEPAVRLNRRGRPRAEPRVVANAVLWILTTGEPWSRLPGRYPSGPTCRRRFEEWQLNGTLAEMVQLLSQTGRRFAYVPEPTTAVAPQGTTETASTPARDHHDLRDDGLRGVFWKSPESWQAPHTGGDAGDSRPVDPFAEITRQLSGSPDEASTRIDPRALVGASDPAAGAHGSHHEHDLAEEAARSPLWMGMSSPGEQLADRRGYVIYVMAQSVPHEMYRAWAEIMKDGRRVERSGLVGPRFETPEAAERHAFEWAQQWIDRHCRMMAAAALQDDVVRAGPPSSPPSGPVSRPMPAPRPAVTAAPAASAPAPAAGVADAPAVNPAKVHMSAHVNVNHARRVPLRRYPGENAADGSADRSPSALDFLSHHG; this is encoded by the coding sequence ATGTTTTTCGATGAGCTAAGCAATGACGAATGGGCGCTACTGTCTGCGCTCGTTTCCGATGAGCCGGCTGTTCGTCTTAACCGGCGCGGTCGGCCCCGCGCAGAACCGCGTGTCGTCGCCAACGCGGTCTTGTGGATCCTGACCACTGGCGAGCCCTGGTCCAGACTGCCTGGACGCTATCCCTCCGGCCCAACCTGCCGGCGCCGTTTCGAAGAGTGGCAACTGAACGGCACATTGGCCGAAATGGTTCAGCTCCTGTCGCAAACCGGCCGGCGGTTCGCCTACGTCCCGGAGCCAACGACCGCGGTTGCCCCGCAAGGCACGACGGAGACGGCGAGCACCCCTGCGCGCGATCATCACGATCTGCGTGACGACGGTTTGCGTGGCGTGTTCTGGAAGAGTCCCGAGTCGTGGCAGGCGCCGCACACGGGTGGCGATGCGGGTGACTCGCGTCCCGTCGATCCGTTTGCGGAGATCACGCGACAACTTTCGGGCTCGCCCGACGAGGCGTCGACTCGCATCGACCCCCGTGCGCTGGTGGGCGCAAGCGATCCGGCTGCCGGAGCGCACGGTTCGCATCATGAGCACGACCTGGCCGAAGAGGCCGCACGCAGTCCGTTGTGGATGGGCATGTCGTCGCCCGGCGAGCAGCTTGCCGACCGGCGTGGCTATGTGATCTATGTGATGGCGCAATCGGTGCCGCACGAGATGTATCGGGCGTGGGCGGAGATCATGAAGGACGGCAGACGCGTCGAGCGTTCCGGCCTCGTCGGTCCGCGCTTCGAGACACCCGAGGCAGCGGAGCGGCACGCGTTCGAGTGGGCCCAGCAATGGATCGACCGTCACTGCCGCATGATGGCCGCAGCGGCGCTTCAGGATGACGTCGTTCGGGCCGGGCCGCCGTCCAGTCCCCCGTCCGGTCCCGTTTCCCGACCGATGCCGGCGCCCCGTCCTGCGGTTACTGCGGCACCCGCTGCATCTGCACCCGCGCCTGCTGCTGGCGTTGCGGACGCTCCCGCCGTGAATCCGGCGAAGGTGCATATGTCGGCGCATGTGAACGTCAACCACGCGCGCCGGGTACCGCTGCGCCGTTATCCGGGCGAGAACGCGGCAGACGGTTCCGCCGATCGCAGCCCGTCGGCGTTGGATTTCCTCTCGCACCACGGCTGA
- a CDS encoding PsiF family protein: MKIQTALAALVLGGLLASPVAFADNSQQSKMTACNKQAGDKKGDDRKAFMKSCLSASAPVAASAPMTQQQKMTACNAQAADKKGDDRKAFMKSCLSNKG, encoded by the coding sequence ATGAAGATCCAAACCGCTCTCGCTGCTCTCGTCCTTGGCGGCCTGCTCGCCTCGCCCGTCGCTTTCGCTGACAACAGCCAGCAGTCGAAGATGACGGCCTGCAACAAGCAGGCAGGTGACAAGAAAGGCGACGACCGCAAAGCCTTCATGAAGAGCTGTCTGTCGGCTTCGGCGCCGGTAGCGGCTTCCGCGCCCATGACCCAGCAGCAGAAGATGACGGCCTGCAACGCGCAGGCCGCGGACAAGAAAGGCGACGACCGCAAGGCATTCATGAAGTCCTGCCTCAGCAACAAGGGCTGA
- a CDS encoding glycosyltransferase family 4 protein has product MRIAQIAPLTESVPPKLYGGTERVVSYITEALVDLGHDVTLFASGDSVTRAKLEPVWPRALRLDPGIRDRVAPHMLLMELVRRQADEFDVLHFHMDYYSFSVFKRQDTPFVTTMHGRLDLPEQQPVFDTFNTAPVISISDSQRAPLPQAKWLTTVYHGLPEQLYTPQPVAQKYLAFLGRISPEKRVDTAIRIAAKCGLPIRIAAKVDAADREYFERDIKPLLAQPHVEFIGEIADHQKAEFLSGAHALLFPIDWPEPFGLVMIEAMACGTPVIAFNRGSVPEVLDDGVSGFIVEDEIGAVAAVNRLHKLSRERVRQRFEERFTSHRMAQQYVNAYQSVIRAQKRSRFKVIDTSSS; this is encoded by the coding sequence ATGAGAATTGCGCAGATCGCTCCCTTGACCGAATCGGTACCGCCGAAGCTGTACGGCGGCACGGAGCGCGTCGTGTCATACATCACCGAGGCGCTTGTCGACCTCGGCCACGACGTCACGCTGTTCGCGAGCGGCGACTCCGTCACGCGCGCGAAGCTCGAACCCGTGTGGCCGCGCGCCTTGCGGCTCGATCCGGGGATCCGCGACCGCGTCGCACCGCACATGCTGCTGATGGAACTGGTCCGCCGTCAGGCCGACGAGTTCGACGTGCTGCATTTCCACATGGACTACTACTCGTTTTCGGTGTTCAAGCGCCAGGACACGCCGTTCGTGACGACGATGCACGGCCGCCTCGATCTGCCCGAGCAGCAGCCGGTGTTCGATACGTTCAACACCGCACCGGTGATCTCGATTTCCGACTCGCAGCGCGCACCCCTGCCCCAGGCGAAGTGGCTCACCACGGTGTATCACGGCTTGCCGGAACAACTCTATACACCGCAGCCGGTCGCGCAGAAGTACCTCGCTTTCCTCGGGCGCATTTCGCCGGAAAAGCGTGTCGATACCGCGATCCGGATTGCCGCGAAATGCGGCCTGCCGATCCGCATCGCGGCGAAGGTCGATGCGGCGGACCGCGAATATTTCGAGCGCGATATCAAACCGTTGCTGGCGCAACCGCATGTTGAATTCATCGGTGAAATTGCTGATCACCAGAAGGCAGAGTTCCTGTCGGGCGCACATGCGCTGCTGTTCCCGATCGACTGGCCGGAGCCCTTTGGTCTGGTGATGATCGAGGCAATGGCCTGCGGTACGCCGGTCATCGCGTTCAATCGCGGCTCGGTGCCCGAGGTGCTCGATGACGGCGTGTCCGGCTTCATCGTCGAGGACGAAATTGGCGCGGTCGCCGCAGTGAACCGTCTGCACAAACTGTCGCGCGAGCGCGTGCGGCAGCGCTTCGAAGAGCGCTTCACATCGCACCGAATGGCGCAGCAGTATGTCAATGCCTATCAGTCCGTGATTCGTGCGCAGAAGCGTTCACGCTTCAAGGTGATCGACACGTCGTCGAGCTGA
- a CDS encoding AAA family ATPase translates to MLTTLAIAGYRSLRELILPLARLNVVTGPNGSGKSSVYRALRLLAVTARGGVIPSLAREGGLQSTLWAGPERFSRAMLAGDQAVEGTRRKDPISLRLGFAGDEFGYAIDLGLPIPGPTQFSLDPVIKRECIWGGPLLRPSALLVDRHGASIRTRDDEGEWQTLPHTVASFDSMMTEFADPRTAPEMIAVREQIRSWRFYDYFRTDADSPVRLPQIGTHTPVLGDDGADLAAALQTIREIGDPAALDQAIDDAFPGSRIAITNHDGRFEVTMQQHGLLRPLKGAELSDGTLRYLLLVAALLTPRPPALLVLNEPETSLHPDLLPALGRLIARASQHSQVLVVSHAARLIASLEREDGSESIVLEKQFGATRIADDASLELPAWKWPAR, encoded by the coding sequence ATGCTGACGACGCTCGCCATCGCCGGTTATCGGTCGTTGCGCGAACTGATCTTGCCGCTTGCCAGACTGAACGTCGTGACTGGGCCGAACGGCAGCGGCAAGTCGAGCGTCTATCGTGCGCTGCGCCTGCTCGCAGTGACCGCGCGCGGCGGAGTGATTCCGTCGCTGGCTCGCGAGGGCGGTCTGCAGTCGACGCTGTGGGCCGGTCCTGAGCGTTTTTCGCGAGCGATGCTGGCAGGCGATCAGGCCGTCGAAGGCACGCGCCGCAAGGACCCGATCAGTCTGCGGCTGGGCTTCGCCGGCGACGAATTCGGCTACGCGATCGACCTCGGCCTGCCGATCCCCGGACCCACGCAGTTCTCACTCGATCCGGTGATCAAACGCGAATGCATCTGGGGCGGCCCGCTGCTGCGGCCGTCGGCGCTGCTGGTCGACCGTCACGGCGCGTCGATACGCACGCGCGACGACGAAGGCGAATGGCAGACCCTTCCGCATACCGTCGCGAGTTTCGACAGCATGATGACGGAGTTCGCCGACCCGCGTACCGCGCCCGAGATGATCGCGGTGCGCGAGCAGATCCGCTCGTGGCGCTTCTACGACTACTTTCGCACGGACGCCGATTCTCCCGTGCGTCTGCCGCAGATCGGTACGCACACGCCGGTGCTCGGTGACGACGGCGCTGATCTGGCCGCGGCCTTGCAGACGATTCGGGAGATCGGCGACCCCGCCGCGCTCGATCAGGCGATCGACGACGCTTTCCCGGGCTCGCGCATCGCGATCACGAATCACGATGGCCGCTTCGAAGTGACGATGCAGCAGCACGGCCTGTTGCGCCCGCTGAAGGGTGCGGAACTGTCCGACGGCACGCTGCGTTATCTGCTGCTGGTCGCTGCCTTGCTGACGCCACGGCCGCCAGCGCTGCTCGTGCTGAACGAGCCGGAAACGAGCCTCCATCCCGATCTGCTGCCGGCGCTCGGACGTCTGATCGCGCGGGCGTCGCAGCACTCGCAGGTGCTGGTCGTTTCACACGCGGCGCGGCTCATCGCGTCGCTGGAGCGTGAGGACGGCAGTGAGTCCATCGTGCTCGAAAAGCAGTTCGGCGCCACCCGTATCGCCGACGACGCGTCACTGGAGTTGCCCGCGTGGAAGTGGCCGGCGCGCTGA
- a CDS encoding UDP-glucose/GDP-mannose dehydrogenase family protein: protein MNLTIIGTGYVGLVTGACLADIGNDVFCLDVDQRKIDVLNNGGVPIHEPGLQEVIARNRKAGRLRFSTDIEAAVAHGDVQFIAVGTPSDEDGSADLQYVLAAARNIGRYMNGFKVIVDKSTVPVGTALRVRDAIAGQLAARGAKHMFSVVSNPEFLKEGAAVEDFTRPDRIVLGCDEDVPGEKARDLMKRLYAPFNRNRERTLYMDVRSAEFTKYAANAMLATRISFMNELANLADRVGADIEAVRRGIGSDPRIGYDFLYAGCGYGGSCFPKDVQALIRTADEHSQDLRILNAVEAVNDEQKKILAHKIVTRLGGDLTGRTFGVWGLAFKPNTDDMREAPSRRLIAALLARGARVKACDPVALDEAKRVFALDLQDAPQQLARLEFTSDEMEVTEGADALVILTEWKVFKSPDFDSLKRSLKTPLIFDGRNLYEPESMRELGIEYHAIGRQYALPDGAPQPQTGAPPVHTASVDEVAAR from the coding sequence ATGAACCTGACGATCATTGGTACCGGCTACGTAGGCCTTGTGACAGGCGCCTGTCTTGCTGACATCGGCAACGACGTGTTCTGTCTCGACGTCGATCAACGCAAGATCGACGTGCTCAACAATGGCGGCGTGCCGATCCATGAGCCGGGCCTGCAGGAGGTCATCGCGCGCAACCGCAAGGCTGGCCGCCTCAGGTTTTCGACCGACATCGAGGCAGCGGTCGCGCACGGCGACGTGCAGTTCATCGCCGTCGGCACGCCGTCCGACGAAGACGGTTCCGCCGACCTGCAATACGTGCTCGCGGCCGCGCGCAACATCGGCCGTTACATGAACGGCTTCAAGGTGATCGTCGACAAGTCGACCGTCCCCGTTGGCACCGCGTTGCGCGTGCGCGACGCGATTGCCGGACAACTGGCGGCGCGTGGCGCGAAACACATGTTCTCGGTGGTGTCGAATCCCGAGTTCCTGAAGGAAGGGGCCGCGGTGGAAGACTTCACGCGCCCCGACCGCATCGTGCTCGGCTGCGACGAGGACGTGCCCGGCGAAAAGGCCCGCGATCTGATGAAGCGCCTCTACGCGCCGTTCAACCGCAACCGCGAGCGCACGCTGTACATGGACGTGCGCTCGGCTGAATTCACCAAGTACGCGGCCAACGCGATGCTTGCCACGCGCATCTCGTTCATGAACGAACTCGCGAACCTCGCCGATCGCGTGGGTGCCGACATCGAGGCCGTGCGCCGCGGCATCGGCTCCGATCCGCGGATCGGCTACGACTTCCTGTATGCGGGCTGCGGCTACGGCGGCTCGTGCTTCCCGAAGGACGTGCAGGCGCTGATCCGCACCGCCGACGAGCATAGCCAGGACCTGCGCATCCTGAATGCGGTCGAGGCCGTCAACGACGAGCAGAAGAAGATCCTCGCTCACAAGATCGTCACGCGCCTTGGCGGCGATCTGACGGGCCGCACGTTCGGCGTCTGGGGTCTCGCGTTCAAGCCGAATACCGACGACATGCGCGAAGCGCCGAGCCGCCGCCTGATCGCAGCGCTGCTCGCACGCGGCGCCCGCGTGAAGGCCTGCGATCCGGTTGCGCTCGACGAAGCGAAGCGCGTGTTCGCGCTGGATCTGCAGGACGCGCCGCAGCAACTGGCGCGTCTGGAATTCACCAGCGACGAGATGGAGGTGACCGAAGGCGCGGATGCGCTCGTGATCCTCACCGAATGGAAAGTCTTCAAGAGCCCGGACTTCGACAGCCTCAAGCGGAGCCTGAAGACGCCGCTCATCTTCGACGGCCGCAATCTGTACGAACCTGAATCGATGCGCGAACTCGGCATCGAATATCACGCGATCGGCCGGCAGTACGCACTGCCGGACGGCGCGCCGCAACCGCAGACCGGCGCGCCGCCCGTGCACACGGCGAGTGTCGACGAAGTCGCCGCGCGCTGA